One segment of Phaeacidiphilus oryzae TH49 DNA contains the following:
- a CDS encoding carboxylesterase/lipase family protein, with translation MQVPTANGRIRGRVRGECAEFLGIPYAAAPYPDHAFAPPRPPEPWDGILDATVPGATAAHPHVAQQLFPDPVVEGRNPLNLNVYAPAHSAGPHPVLVWLPGGGFFSGGNAGPWYSGESFARDGVVLVVPNYRLAAEGFMVLDDGLANRALLDITAALRWVQGEIAAFGGDPGNVTVAGQSAGAMAALALSGCPGARGLFHRLAAMSAGTPLLSSLPRAEALSEDFAALLGTPRSAAALAAVPARKRLELEAAWLPREVQGPAAEPDDRARCARRGSLRWQPTLDGSVLTASPQDALAEPGTVDALMIGTTVEEWNFVLGPVDPAPSIEACRQGFANLGLTGRDLTRYLHALETDNPGHALAQALSDRTFREPARGIAEGAARAGIPTYAYQFAWAAPGLGAAHCADLPFVFDHLDAPGAAGLLGPDAPAHLADALHGALVGFARDGDPGWTAYDPADRRAMVFDEEIREVPDALSRTPARLRRR, from the coding sequence ATGCAGGTACCCACGGCGAACGGCCGGATCCGGGGACGAGTACGCGGGGAATGCGCGGAATTCCTCGGCATCCCCTACGCGGCCGCCCCCTACCCGGACCACGCCTTCGCCCCGCCCCGTCCGCCCGAGCCCTGGGACGGAATCCTCGACGCCACCGTGCCGGGGGCGACGGCGGCGCATCCCCACGTCGCCCAGCAGCTCTTCCCCGATCCCGTCGTCGAGGGCCGCAACCCCCTGAACCTCAACGTGTACGCCCCCGCCCACTCCGCCGGCCCCCATCCGGTCCTGGTGTGGCTGCCCGGCGGCGGGTTCTTCAGCGGGGGCAACGCCGGACCCTGGTACAGCGGGGAGTCCTTCGCCCGGGACGGAGTCGTCCTCGTCGTCCCCAACTACCGCCTCGCCGCCGAGGGCTTCATGGTCCTCGACGACGGCCTCGCCAATCGGGCCCTCCTCGACATCACCGCGGCACTGCGATGGGTCCAGGGCGAAATCGCGGCCTTCGGCGGCGACCCCGGCAATGTCACCGTCGCCGGGCAGTCCGCCGGCGCGATGGCCGCCCTCGCCCTCTCCGGCTGCCCCGGGGCCCGGGGGCTGTTCCACCGCCTGGCCGCGATGAGTGCCGGCACCCCGCTCCTGTCCTCCCTCCCCCGCGCCGAGGCCCTCTCCGAGGATTTCGCCGCCCTCCTCGGTACCCCACGCAGCGCTGCCGCCCTCGCCGCCGTCCCGGCGCGGAAGCGCCTGGAGCTGGAGGCCGCGTGGCTGCCGAGGGAGGTCCAGGGCCCGGCGGCAGAGCCGGACGACCGGGCCCGGTGCGCCCGGCGCGGCTCCCTGCGCTGGCAGCCGACGCTGGACGGCAGCGTCCTCACCGCCTCGCCGCAGGACGCGCTGGCCGAGCCGGGAACCGTGGACGCCCTGATGATCGGCACCACCGTCGAGGAGTGGAACTTCGTCCTCGGCCCGGTGGACCCCGCCCCGTCGATCGAGGCCTGCCGCCAGGGATTCGCCAACCTCGGCCTCACCGGCCGGGACCTGACCCGCTATCTCCACGCCCTGGAGACCGACAACCCCGGCCACGCGCTCGCCCAGGCCCTCTCCGACCGCACCTTCCGGGAACCCGCCCGCGGTATCGCCGAAGGCGCCGCTCGGGCGGGCATCCCCACCTACGCCTACCAGTTCGCCTGGGCCGCCCCCGGCTTGGGCGCGGCCCACTGCGCCGATCTCCCCTTCGTCTTCGACCACCTCGACGCCCCCGGCGCCGCCGGCCTCCTGGGCCCCGACGCCCCCGCTCACCTGGCGGACGCCCTCCACGGCGCCCTGGTGGGCTTCGCCCGCGACGGCGATCCCGGCTGGACCGCCTACGACCCCGCCGACCGCCGTGCCATGGTCTTCGACGAGGAGATACGCGAGGTCCCTGACGCCCTGAGCCGCACGCCGGCCCGGCTGCGCCGGCGGTGA
- a CDS encoding MFS transporter gives MPHEHPGGATATPSASASSSPSPSSSDTHSAPQVAKPGVPLAAVAAIACVAQFMVVLDSSIVNVALPSMKAGLGLSATAQQWVVNGYLIAFGGLLLLAARASDLFGRRRVFQLGLAVFSAASLFGGLATDGWMLLAARVVQGAGAAALAPSSLSLITASHADPGRRTRAMTWWGVAASSAGAAGIVLGGLLTASFSWRWVMLVNVPIGAGLLAAGLLLLRPTAPARDRARIDAPGAATVTLAAAALAYGVSIAPDHGWGSGQVLALLIGGLVLLAAFVAIERRTREPLIPPAVFALHNLRVGNVLTLWMGAVITAPLFFLSLYLQQVLGESALRTGLSLLPMVSVISVGVLLSQRLIPVIGPRRLVLAGGLVAAAGLLWLARLPAHPDYVGHVLLPTVVVGAGTSVTMMPAVVAATAGVAPRDAGVASGLINMCRQLGAALGLAALVTVAATVTHHSTATGSAAVVDGYRVAFYGLAAMSTVTALLALLLKVPAREPQD, from the coding sequence ATGCCACACGAACATCCCGGCGGGGCAACCGCCACGCCGTCCGCGTCCGCGTCTTCGTCCCCGTCCCCGTCCTCGTCCGACACCCACTCCGCACCACAGGTCGCCAAACCGGGCGTCCCCCTGGCGGCCGTCGCCGCCATCGCCTGCGTCGCCCAGTTCATGGTGGTGCTCGACTCCAGCATCGTGAACGTTGCCCTGCCGTCCATGAAGGCGGGGCTGGGCCTCTCCGCCACCGCGCAGCAGTGGGTGGTCAACGGCTATCTCATCGCCTTCGGCGGCCTGCTGCTGCTCGCCGCCCGCGCGAGCGACCTCTTCGGCCGCCGCCGTGTCTTCCAGCTCGGCCTCGCCGTCTTCAGCGCCGCGAGTCTCTTCGGCGGGCTGGCCACCGACGGCTGGATGCTGCTGGCGGCCCGGGTGGTCCAGGGCGCGGGCGCGGCCGCCCTCGCCCCCTCCAGCCTCAGCCTGATCACCGCTAGCCACGCCGATCCGGGCCGCCGCACCCGCGCGATGACCTGGTGGGGAGTGGCCGCCTCCAGCGCCGGCGCGGCCGGCATCGTCCTCGGCGGCCTGCTGACCGCCTCGTTCAGCTGGCGCTGGGTGATGCTGGTCAATGTGCCGATCGGCGCCGGCCTCCTCGCCGCAGGCCTGCTCCTGCTGCGGCCCACCGCGCCCGCCCGGGACCGCGCCCGGATCGACGCCCCCGGCGCCGCGACCGTCACCCTGGCCGCCGCCGCGCTCGCCTACGGGGTCTCGATCGCCCCCGACCACGGCTGGGGCTCCGGGCAGGTCCTCGCCCTGCTGATCGGTGGACTCGTGCTGCTCGCCGCCTTCGTGGCGATCGAACGCCGCACCCGTGAACCGCTCATCCCGCCGGCCGTCTTCGCCCTCCACAACCTGCGGGTCGGCAACGTGCTGACGCTGTGGATGGGCGCGGTGATCACCGCTCCGCTGTTCTTCCTCTCGCTGTATCTGCAGCAGGTCCTCGGCGAGAGCGCGCTGCGCACCGGACTGTCGCTGCTGCCCATGGTGTCCGTGATCAGCGTCGGGGTCCTCCTCTCGCAGCGGCTGATCCCGGTGATCGGCCCGCGCCGCCTGGTGCTGGCCGGCGGCCTGGTCGCCGCCGCGGGCCTGCTGTGGCTGGCCCGGCTGCCCGCCCACCCCGACTATGTCGGCCACGTACTGCTCCCCACTGTGGTCGTCGGTGCCGGCACGAGCGTGACGATGATGCCGGCGGTCGTCGCCGCCACCGCCGGTGTGGCCCCGCGCGACGCCGGCGTCGCCTCCGGTCTGATCAACATGTGCCGCCAGCTCGGCGCGGCACTCGGCCTGGCCGCCCTGGTCACCGTCGCCGCCACGGTCACCCACCACAGCACCGCCACCGGCTCCGCGGCGGTCGTCGACGGCTACCGCGTCGCGTTCTACGGCCTGGCAGCGATGAGCACGGTCACCGCCCTCCTCGCACTGCTGCTGAAGGTCCCCGCACGGGAGCCCCAGGACTGA
- a CDS encoding TetR/AcrR family transcriptional regulator, whose translation MSTDKTAFPARRAAAERNRDRILAAAQAAFADGDTDISMAEVARRAGVGMATLYRNFPGRRELLEALYAGEVDAVCEAAVIKPGQSPGAALDAWLRLQFDFIPHKRLIVSELLVHTDEEGLRSRREQALAAGRPLLAAAQEAGEVRDDLGLEQIFDLIVAIARIPGPPAYLEPIVHTMLDGLRRPAEGVVSP comes from the coding sequence GTGAGCACGGACAAGACGGCGTTCCCGGCCAGGCGGGCGGCCGCCGAGCGCAATCGGGACAGGATCCTGGCGGCGGCCCAGGCCGCCTTCGCCGACGGCGACACGGACATCTCCATGGCCGAGGTGGCACGGCGGGCAGGCGTGGGGATGGCCACCCTCTACCGCAACTTCCCCGGCCGCCGCGAGCTGCTCGAGGCCCTGTACGCGGGAGAGGTGGACGCCGTCTGCGAGGCCGCGGTGATCAAGCCCGGGCAGAGTCCGGGCGCGGCGCTCGACGCCTGGCTGCGCCTGCAGTTCGACTTCATCCCCCACAAGCGCCTGATCGTCTCCGAGCTGCTGGTCCACACGGACGAGGAGGGCCTGCGCAGCCGCCGCGAGCAGGCGCTGGCGGCCGGCCGCCCGCTGCTGGCCGCCGCGCAGGAGGCCGGCGAGGTGCGCGACGACCTCGGGCTGGAGCAGATCTTCGACCTGATCGTGGCCATCGCCCGGATCCCCGGCCCGCCGGCCTACCTGGAACCGATCGTCCACACCATGCTCGACGGCCTCCGCCGACCGGCTGAGGGCGTGGTCTCCCCCTAG
- a CDS encoding LacI family DNA-binding transcriptional regulator — translation MSVARLADIAEQAGVSEATVSRVLNGKAGVSPKTRQAVLAALDILGYERPARLRRRSAGLIGLITPELNNPIFPAFTQVIEQVLTRYGYTPVLCTQTPGGSTEDELVELLVERGVTGIVFISGLHADLTADTERYARLAGRGVPYVLINGYNAKIAAPFVSPDDRAAARMAVQHLAELGHRRIGMTVGPNRFVPVQRKVEGFVEAMRTLLDLPPDEAEKLVQHSLFSVEGGQAAAGPLLDRGCTGFVCGSDLMAFGVIRAVRQRGLRVPEDVSVVGFDDSPLIAFADPPLTTVRQPVEAMGAAAVDALLEELRGNPAQRTEFVFQPELVARGSTAAAPAS, via the coding sequence ATGAGCGTTGCGCGGTTGGCTGACATCGCAGAGCAGGCGGGGGTGAGCGAGGCCACCGTCTCACGGGTGCTGAACGGCAAGGCGGGGGTGTCGCCGAAGACGCGTCAGGCCGTCCTCGCGGCGCTCGACATCCTCGGCTACGAGCGGCCCGCCCGGCTCCGCCGGCGCAGCGCGGGGCTGATCGGCCTGATCACCCCCGAGCTCAACAACCCCATCTTCCCGGCCTTCACCCAGGTCATCGAGCAGGTCCTGACCCGCTACGGCTACACCCCGGTGCTCTGCACCCAGACGCCGGGCGGCTCCACCGAGGACGAGCTGGTGGAGCTGCTGGTGGAGCGCGGGGTCACCGGGATCGTCTTCATCTCGGGCCTCCACGCCGACCTCACCGCGGACACCGAGCGGTACGCCCGGCTGGCCGGCCGGGGAGTGCCGTATGTGCTGATCAACGGGTACAACGCGAAGATCGCCGCGCCCTTCGTCTCTCCGGACGACCGCGCGGCGGCCCGGATGGCGGTCCAGCACCTGGCCGAACTCGGCCACCGGCGGATCGGCATGACGGTCGGCCCCAACCGCTTCGTCCCCGTGCAGCGCAAGGTCGAGGGCTTCGTGGAGGCGATGCGGACGCTGCTCGACCTGCCGCCGGACGAGGCGGAGAAGCTGGTGCAGCACTCGCTCTTCTCGGTGGAGGGCGGCCAGGCCGCGGCGGGGCCGCTGCTCGACCGCGGCTGCACCGGCTTCGTCTGCGGCAGCGACCTGATGGCCTTCGGCGTGATCCGGGCCGTCCGGCAGCGCGGGCTGCGGGTGCCGGAGGACGTGTCGGTGGTCGGCTTCGACGACTCCCCGCTGATCGCCTTCGCCGACCCGCCGCTGACCACCGTCCGCCAGCCGGTCGAGGCGATGGGCGCGGCGGCGGTCGACGCGCTGCTGGAGGAGCTGCGCGGCAACCCGGCCCAGCGCACCGAGTTCGTCTTCCAGCCCGAGCTGGTCGCCCGCGGCTCCACCGCGGCGGCGCCGGCCTCCTAG
- a CDS encoding glycoside hydrolase family 13 protein, with protein sequence MTQHLATPATAPASATAPAPADWWRDAVIYQVYPRSFADANGDGMGDLAGVRSRLGYLRDLGVDAVWLSPFYASPQSDAGYDVADYRAVDPMFGDLPDADALIADAHRLGLRIIVDLVPNHCSDQHPWFQRALREGPGSPLRGRFHFRPGKGADGELPPNDWESIFGGPAWTRTTDPDGTPGEWYLHLFAPEQPDFNWDDPAVADEFRSILRFWLDLGVDGFRIDVAHGLVKAPGLPDIGHGDQIRLLGNAVLPFFDQDGVHQVYREWRRILDEYSGGPGGHRIGVAEAWTPTVERTALYLRRDELHQAFNFQYLQADWRAEELREVIDRSLAAMRPVDAPATWVLSNHDVVRHRTRLGGEGEDGLRRARAATLLMLALPGSAYLYQGEELGLPEVLELPDEARQDPAFRRSRAGGDAEGQDGMRDGCRVPLPWSGSAPPYGFGPDPESPTWLPQPADWAAYTVEAQTGDPTSTLEFYRSALAVRRRHPALGAGDAVEWLPAPEGVLAFRRTAPDGTVLTCTANTGAETVLIDAPGRLLLASAEADAPAEGAFPLARDTTAWWTS encoded by the coding sequence ATGACGCAGCATCTGGCCACCCCGGCCACCGCCCCCGCATCCGCCACCGCCCCGGCCCCCGCCGACTGGTGGCGGGACGCGGTGATCTACCAGGTCTACCCGCGCAGCTTCGCCGACGCGAACGGCGACGGCATGGGCGACCTCGCCGGCGTGCGCAGCCGCCTCGGCTACCTTCGCGACCTGGGCGTGGACGCCGTGTGGCTCTCGCCCTTCTACGCTTCCCCGCAGTCGGACGCGGGCTACGACGTAGCCGACTACCGGGCCGTCGACCCGATGTTCGGCGACCTCCCGGACGCCGACGCGCTGATCGCCGACGCCCATCGGCTGGGCCTGCGGATCATCGTCGACCTGGTTCCCAACCACTGCTCCGACCAGCACCCGTGGTTCCAGCGGGCGCTCCGCGAGGGTCCTGGCTCCCCGCTGCGCGGCCGCTTCCACTTCCGCCCCGGCAAGGGCGCCGACGGCGAACTGCCCCCCAACGACTGGGAGTCCATCTTCGGCGGACCCGCCTGGACCCGCACCACCGACCCGGACGGCACACCGGGGGAGTGGTACCTCCACCTGTTCGCGCCCGAGCAGCCCGACTTCAACTGGGACGACCCGGCCGTCGCCGACGAGTTCCGCTCCATCCTCCGCTTCTGGCTCGACCTCGGCGTGGACGGCTTCCGGATCGACGTGGCGCACGGGCTGGTCAAGGCGCCCGGGCTGCCCGACATCGGCCACGGCGACCAGATCCGGCTGCTCGGCAACGCCGTCCTGCCCTTCTTCGACCAGGACGGCGTCCACCAGGTCTACCGCGAGTGGCGGCGCATCCTGGACGAGTACTCCGGGGGCCCGGGCGGCCACCGGATCGGCGTCGCCGAGGCCTGGACCCCGACCGTGGAGCGCACCGCGCTCTACCTCCGCCGCGACGAGCTGCACCAGGCCTTCAACTTCCAGTACCTGCAAGCGGATTGGCGGGCCGAGGAGCTGCGCGAGGTGATCGACCGCTCGCTGGCCGCGATGCGCCCGGTCGACGCCCCGGCGACCTGGGTGCTCTCCAACCACGACGTGGTACGGCACCGCACCCGCCTCGGCGGGGAGGGCGAGGACGGTCTGCGCCGGGCCCGCGCGGCCACCCTGCTGATGCTCGCCCTCCCCGGCTCCGCCTACCTCTACCAGGGCGAGGAGCTGGGGCTTCCGGAGGTGCTCGAACTCCCCGACGAGGCCCGCCAGGACCCCGCCTTCCGCCGCTCGCGGGCCGGCGGCGACGCCGAGGGGCAGGACGGCATGCGGGACGGCTGCCGGGTCCCGCTGCCCTGGTCCGGCAGCGCGCCGCCGTACGGCTTCGGCCCCGACCCCGAGAGCCCGACCTGGCTGCCGCAGCCGGCCGACTGGGCCGCGTACACCGTGGAGGCGCAGACCGGGGACCCCACCTCCACGCTGGAGTTCTACCGCAGCGCGCTGGCCGTGCGCCGGCGGCACCCGGCGCTCGGCGCCGGCGACGCGGTCGAATGGCTCCCCGCCCCGGAGGGCGTCCTCGCCTTCCGGCGGACCGCCCCCGACGGCACCGTCCTCACCTGCACCGCCAACACCGGTGCGGAGACGGTGCTGATCGACGCCCCCGGCCGCCTGCTGCTGGCCTCCGCGGAGGCCGACGCCCCCGCCGAGGGGGCATTCCCGCTGGCCCGGGACACCACCGCGTGGTGGACCAGCTGA
- a CDS encoding sugar ABC transporter permease, producing the protein MTISSAASAIETAPAQPSAGAARGARATGRPRPRGERGPLASLLLHGGLVLAAAVAVFPVAWVLLISLGPKNAWQDPGLILGHLGFGNYRALLTGGGHEFLHWMGSSLLVAVATTVVGLLLSASAGYAVSRMRFPGHRPLMWMFLVTQMFPAAVLIVPLYNILAALNLLDTYQGLVLVYCTVSVPFSAWMLKGYFDTVPVEIDEAGRVDGLTPFGTFWRLVLPLSRPGIAVAAFYGFLTAWGEFAYANLFMSSDKYTLPVGIQTFATAERADWNLVTPAAMIILIPAAVVFFLIQRHLASGLTAGSTKG; encoded by the coding sequence ATGACGATCTCATCGGCGGCCTCCGCGATCGAGACCGCGCCCGCGCAGCCGTCCGCCGGCGCCGCCCGTGGCGCCCGCGCGACCGGCCGTCCCCGCCCCCGGGGGGAGCGCGGACCGCTCGCCTCGCTGCTGCTCCACGGCGGGCTGGTACTGGCCGCCGCCGTGGCCGTCTTCCCGGTGGCCTGGGTGCTGCTGATCTCGCTCGGGCCGAAGAACGCCTGGCAGGACCCCGGCCTGATCCTCGGCCACCTCGGCTTCGGCAACTACCGCGCGTTGCTCACCGGCGGCGGCCACGAGTTCCTCCACTGGATGGGCAGTTCGCTGCTGGTCGCCGTGGCCACCACGGTGGTCGGGCTGCTCCTCTCGGCCAGCGCCGGGTACGCCGTCTCCCGGATGCGCTTCCCCGGCCACCGCCCGCTGATGTGGATGTTCCTGGTCACCCAGATGTTCCCGGCGGCGGTGCTGATCGTGCCGCTCTACAACATCCTGGCGGCGCTGAACCTGCTGGACACCTACCAGGGCCTGGTGCTGGTGTACTGCACGGTCTCGGTGCCGTTCAGCGCCTGGATGCTGAAGGGGTACTTCGACACCGTGCCGGTGGAGATCGACGAGGCGGGCCGGGTGGACGGGCTGACCCCGTTCGGCACGTTCTGGCGGCTGGTCCTGCCGCTGTCCCGCCCGGGCATCGCGGTCGCCGCCTTCTACGGCTTCCTCACCGCCTGGGGCGAGTTCGCCTACGCCAACCTCTTCATGAGCAGCGACAAGTACACCCTCCCGGTGGGCATCCAGACCTTCGCCACGGCCGAGCGCGCCGACTGGAACCTGGTGACACCGGCCGCGATGATCATCCTCATCCCGGCCGCCGTCGTCTTCTTCCTGATCCAGCGCCACCTGGCCTCGGGACTCACCGCCGGCAGCACCAAGGGCTGA
- a CDS encoding carbohydrate ABC transporter permease yields MAADALSATRPPASRPASPLRRLRRALDRHWYGWAMVLPVVIVMAVLVLYPLGKGIYYSLTDANESNVARHIGMNHIPATYHMVWFKNYADILSDGYFWGRLVWTVVWTVCCVTLQVSLGMALAVMLNRRVRGRAVYRALLIVPWAVPAFVSVFAWRLMLNSQYGVFNSVLTHLGLPAQDWLGSPTAMKVAVVIVNVWIGIPFNMVAMLGGLQAIPRELYEAAEMDGASPWQRFTGVTLPGLRPVTATVVMLGTIWTFNQFPVIWLMLGQTTDDSADILVTAAYRLIGSGVSDYAGAAAYGVLILAVLLAFSTYYRKQINRGEAVS; encoded by the coding sequence ATGGCCGCTGACGCTCTCTCCGCGACCCGCCCGCCGGCCTCCCGCCCGGCGTCCCCCCTCCGCCGCCTCCGCCGGGCCCTGGACCGCCACTGGTACGGCTGGGCGATGGTCCTGCCGGTGGTCATCGTGATGGCCGTGCTGGTGCTCTACCCGCTGGGCAAGGGGATCTACTACTCGCTGACCGACGCCAACGAGTCCAACGTGGCCCGGCACATCGGGATGAACCACATCCCGGCGACCTACCACATGGTCTGGTTCAAGAACTACGCCGACATCCTCTCCGACGGCTACTTCTGGGGCCGCCTGGTGTGGACGGTGGTCTGGACGGTCTGCTGCGTCACCCTCCAGGTCTCCCTCGGCATGGCGCTGGCCGTGATGCTCAACCGCAGGGTGCGCGGCCGCGCGGTCTACCGGGCGCTGCTGATCGTGCCCTGGGCGGTGCCCGCCTTCGTCAGCGTCTTCGCCTGGCGGCTGATGCTCAACTCCCAGTACGGCGTCTTCAACTCCGTCCTCACCCACCTCGGTCTGCCGGCCCAGGACTGGCTGGGCTCGCCGACGGCGATGAAGGTCGCGGTGGTGATCGTCAACGTCTGGATCGGCATCCCGTTCAACATGGTCGCGATGCTCGGCGGCCTGCAGGCCATCCCGCGCGAGCTCTACGAGGCGGCCGAGATGGACGGCGCGAGCCCGTGGCAGCGCTTCACCGGCGTGACCCTGCCCGGGCTGCGCCCGGTGACGGCGACCGTGGTGATGCTCGGCACGATCTGGACCTTCAACCAGTTCCCGGTGATCTGGCTGATGCTCGGTCAGACCACCGACGACAGCGCGGACATCCTGGTCACCGCGGCCTACCGGCTGATCGGCAGCGGCGTCTCGGACTACGCCGGAGCCGCCGCGTACGGCGTGCTGATCCTCGCCGTGCTGCTGGCCTTCTCCACCTACTACCGCAAGCAGATCAACCGAGGCGAGGCGGTCTCATGA
- a CDS encoding extracellular solute-binding protein: MQRRIAASALAVAIALAASACGSSGGGHGQSASGDPSAIAGTITYWDTSDATAEAPAYQALIKQFEAKYPKIHVNYVNVPFANVEQKFKTAAQSGKGAPDVMRADVGLVDEYATLGYLAPLDGTRAVADTPADFLKGPEQTAKVNGKTYGVPSVTDTLGLLYNKALFKKAGIAAPPKTWQELISDSAVIKQKTGAYGTYLNPDSYFLLPFLYGEGADMVDPASKKITISRPQAVAALAEAKKVYDTSSMKVDFANAYDNMQTAFKTGKVAMLVQGPWSTADDFTGSAFADKSNLGIAPVPAGSTGHASAPTGGHDLVVYAGSGQLAASELFTEFMTSTAAEQQIALKNGTLPARSSAYTAKVLADPSIAGFRPVLDTARPRAQVAQVGSLFTPLATAYIKVLQGTETPQQGADDAAKGFKSLLPGYSVG; the protein is encoded by the coding sequence ATGCAACGTCGCATAGCCGCATCCGCCCTCGCCGTGGCGATCGCCCTCGCCGCGTCCGCCTGCGGCAGCAGCGGCGGCGGCCACGGGCAGAGCGCCTCCGGCGACCCCTCCGCGATCGCCGGCACCATCACCTACTGGGACACCTCGGACGCCACCGCCGAGGCGCCCGCCTACCAGGCCCTGATCAAGCAGTTCGAGGCCAAGTACCCGAAGATCCACGTCAACTACGTCAACGTGCCCTTCGCCAACGTCGAGCAGAAGTTCAAGACGGCGGCGCAGAGCGGCAAGGGCGCACCGGACGTGATGCGCGCCGACGTCGGCCTGGTCGACGAGTACGCCACCCTCGGCTACCTCGCCCCGCTGGACGGCACCCGCGCGGTCGCGGACACCCCCGCCGACTTCCTCAAGGGCCCCGAGCAGACCGCGAAGGTCAACGGCAAGACCTACGGCGTCCCCTCGGTCACCGACACCCTGGGCCTCCTCTACAACAAGGCGCTCTTCAAGAAGGCCGGCATCGCCGCCCCGCCGAAGACCTGGCAGGAGCTGATCAGCGACTCCGCGGTCATCAAGCAGAAGACCGGCGCCTACGGCACCTACCTCAACCCCGACAGCTACTTCCTGCTGCCCTTCCTCTACGGCGAGGGCGCGGACATGGTGGACCCGGCGAGCAAGAAGATCACCATCAGCCGGCCGCAGGCGGTGGCCGCCCTCGCCGAGGCGAAGAAGGTCTACGACACCTCCTCCATGAAGGTGGACTTCGCCAACGCCTACGACAACATGCAGACCGCCTTCAAGACCGGCAAGGTCGCCATGCTCGTCCAGGGACCGTGGTCGACCGCGGACGACTTCACCGGCAGCGCCTTCGCCGACAAGTCCAACCTCGGCATCGCCCCCGTCCCGGCCGGCAGCACCGGCCACGCCTCGGCCCCCACCGGCGGGCACGACCTGGTGGTCTACGCGGGCAGTGGCCAGCTGGCCGCCAGCGAGCTGTTCACCGAGTTCATGACCTCGACGGCGGCAGAGCAGCAGATCGCGCTGAAGAACGGCACCCTGCCGGCCCGCAGCTCCGCCTACACCGCCAAGGTGCTGGCCGACCCGTCCATCGCCGGATTCCGCCCGGTGCTCGACACCGCCCGCCCGCGCGCCCAGGTCGCCCAGGTCGGCAGCCTGTTCACGCCGCTGGCCACCGCCTACATCAAGGTGCTGCAGGGCACCGAGACACCGCAGCAGGGCGCGGACGACGCGGCCAAGGGCTTCAAGAGCCTGCTGCCCGGCTACAGCGTGGGGTGA